In Hippocampus zosterae strain Florida chromosome 21, ASM2543408v3, whole genome shotgun sequence, the genomic window GAAACCTTTTCCCTCTCTTTGGTCACTACTGCAAAAGACCTGAGAACTTTTTTAAGCAGTAAGTACAGAGAAAAGGTGTATCGTAGACCTCTTTTACATTCGGCTGTGAAGGGGAAAATGTTCCACCTGAATGTAAATCAGGATGCTATTAGCACGTAAATGAAATGCAcgattttcatttcaaatgtccCACTACATATTTTTAACATAGCATTCTGCTAAGAAAAAGCccagtcttatttattttttaaatcaaatttcccCATCTTCCCAGTGTGAAGGAAGCCTGCATCATCTTGTGCCTTAACGTGGGTTCTGCGATCCTGCTGAGGAACCTCATCAAGGAGTCTTCCTCAGCAGAGGACACCCGGGATTGGACGGGAAGGGACGACCCCTCACCGCAGTCTGCCTTGAACGAGTTGGGAGTTTACTACTTGGCGCCTTGTGATGTCTTAATTCTCTTTAACCTCAGAGCCTCCTGGCCTGGACAGTGACAGTTGGGATTTCCAATCTATCAATCCACAATTTCACATTTGAGTTCCATCATGTACAAAAATATAGTTCCATTTGTTGTCATCCCAAAACCCATCAGTCCTTTTATTATCCGCAATGGCTTGTAGTACATcaaaactatatacagtataacactttggggaggaaaaaaaaaaaacattaggcaAACatgtaccatattggcccgaatataagatggtgtttttttttgcattgaaataagactgaaaaagtgggggtcgtcttatattcggggtctcaacattatacccattcacgacgctagatggcgccagatataattgaagcgaatgctgaacttgactccccaggccaaagtgaatccctgccacgaagaatgcaaataaaaatagcggtaagaaggaaaagagaagaaaataatagaagagagaacagaaaatggagaaacgtagtgacaagctggagaaaagtggatcaaagatcggccaggttaatcggcagctgaggagatgtaatttacatttcaaaaaccagaagccattcatttacgattgTGATTGAGGGGGTCGTCTTGTAATCAaggctgtcttatattcgggccaatacggtaattaaaatggaagaaaaaaaatcccgattGGGCAAACACGTAATTAATTGCTGGATCTGCTGACCCTTAAGGCAAATGACTTGATCCATCCTGGATGAGTGCAAACTGTTCCCATGGGGAGACTCTTCAGTTCAGTCAAGGAGCTTTTATGTCCTTTTAATCACTCGAGACAGTGCGGTCTTGTCAATACAAAGTCTTAAATCTCCCATGTGGACGACATAGCTATTTCTCCGGCTGCTCCACAACCTGGATCTTGATGCTCTCCTTCTTGCCTTTGTGTCCCGGTAGTTTGAGATTCCGTTCGGTTAAAACCATGTTCGATTCCTCTTCCTCAGAGTCAGAAGAACTCTCCTTGTCCTCCTCCGACTCGCTATCAGATCCGCTGAGCTCTACCAGCGCAACGTCCTGGAAAACACAAGGAAGAATTGAACCGCCGTGAACAAATCATGTCGTCAAATGAAATGCGTTAAGGTTTTCTGCTCACCATCTCGATAACTTTCTCTGCCGCCTCCACGTCCTCGATGTCGAAATGTGTTGCGGACGTTTCTTCGATCTGCTGCTTCAGCTTCTGATTGGCTTCCGCGATCTGCGGGAGGAAACTCTGTAGCCGTTCCATCACTGTTCCAGAATAGAAATCCCAAAATTGCATTTGTACATGCGTTTCTTCTTCGTTGCAGCGTTCAGCACTGTATCCAATGATCACAATTCATCTCACCGCTGCTGCGTGGAACTCTTTCTGTCTTCAGCCCATCTGGTGGTTTCAGCAGCAGCTTCTCAACGAGACCTGagtaacaaaaatgacaatatttAAGTTTTTAATTCAACGATCGAGTACAGTCAGTCCCGATTTACGTTGTGACGCGGGAGACGAAGGCACACTCggtattgtatttacttttcacATAGGTTTCATATGTATCGGCGAGAAGTGATTATCCATTATTATAGTCGATAATTGAAAAAGTACGGCGTTAGTACTAAAGTCGGGAGATTTTAGTAAAATGCAATCGTCGTAAACTGAGGACTCTCTGCGTTTACAGTACTagcatggggtttttttttaacaaaatcacGTAAAAGCAACTCATTCAATGTAACCTCCCCTTTTAAGAGCAACAAATTTAGGTTTTCTTTGCTCACCTCCACCGCTACCGCATGACAACAAATCCTGCGAACTTGATTTACTCAGTTTATCCATTACAGAAGCAACACGACGGAAAAATGTtcgcgtgtatttttttttgttttattgagggggcgggggcgggacaACATCCGGGTCACAAGTAACATGAGTGATGCGACTGTTCTGTGTGTCTGTTGCGCCTCTAACGTTCAGGAGGAATtcggtaaataaaaaaaaccaatGTACTGCAACCGTTATGGCATAACAAATCATTAATATCAGTGAAACTTTCCCTATAACATAATATACGAAATAAACGTAAACTGGAATGACTACAATACAAAAGCTCTTTTAAAGCGCGTCACACCCATGTACCGAAAGAGTGCGGCGCGAGCCGAGGAAAGAGAGGTAGTATCTTTCGTTTGTAGAAGATCTTCGGCCAGCTCGCTGACGCGGCTGTGTGTGAGACTGTCATCATCGGCTTGCATCTTCTTCGATTTTGGATGAAACGTCTTCGCGTCGCAATGGTAAACTTCCCGAATAAGATGCGCTTAAAAATTACGACATGAATTATTATAACCACGTGCTTCGTTTATGTCCAAAACGTCGACAGTAGCCTTTGTTTTTCCCAACGATGAAAGCGTTGGAAGACTGGTGGAGCCGCaaacatttctctttttttactcAGCTAGCGTAGCACGTTGCTAACTATCACAAACACTGATTTACGAAATATTTGTCCGCTTTTTATTTTAGGCTATTCGAATTCaacgagaattttttttttacactgagaCGTTATCTCAAGTGTCAAGCGTGAATAAGAAAATGAGAGCGTCAATACAAAAACGTAATTCAGCAGGAAAATGAAATACTGGATGtcaatttttcatttattctttGAAGACTACATTTCCACACTGCTTATTTATGCGGAGACGTAAACAATGTTCCCTGGCGCTAGGTTTTCAGTATTGGAATAAGGAATGAAAAAACGCCTCGAAAAACAAGCGCATGCTTGAAAATCTGATACTGCGTCCAAACTAGGTTCCAGGCTGTCCTGTGTCGAATCATGCATGTAAGATTAATCAAAAGCTTTAAATTGCTCACTTGTATTTCActcatcaacctcacagttctAAGATGAT contains:
- the nopchap1 gene encoding uncharacterized protein C12orf45 homolog, with the translated sequence MDKLSKSSSQDLLSCGSGGGLVEKLLLKPPDGLKTERVPRSSVMERLQSFLPQIAEANQKLKQQIEETSATHFDIEDVEAAEKVIEMDVALVELSGSDSESEEDKESSSDSEEEESNMVLTERNLKLPGHKGKKESIKIQVVEQPEK